One region of Ovis canadensis isolate MfBH-ARS-UI-01 breed Bighorn chromosome Y, ARS-UI_OviCan_v2, whole genome shotgun sequence genomic DNA includes:
- the LOC138929705 gene encoding zinc finger protein 665-like: protein MALSQEQLTSEDVAIEFSQEEWEFLDAAQRALYRDVMLETYRNLLSVDISPTHVTKHLQPKATSDKRETFQTLMLGNPESCEIECFNLWESQENMCDFECLQRDDKRNYKGAPVSLNGNVPDGRDLHDRKDAGIKPFGNRLGFNFQDKLQIFQTGGIISEYNEVKRSVNNSSSFSPLQRIPPCAQTSVSNIYGSDVVDPSGITQDLKAQREKPYKCNECGKAYRKGSYLIKHQAIHIREKSHKCEVCDRLFDQSSQLARHLKIHSEVKCYKCNECGKNFNDSSTLAKHQIIHSGANLHKCDICGKIFGQNSLLVSHQNIHARKRSYQCNECGKTFTDSSNLRRHQKIHTGKKLFKCDICDKVFIRNAHLAGHQRVHTGEKPYKCNECGKHFSQPSQFISHKRFHTGERPYKCDECGKAFRVKSILLSHQTVHTGEKPYKCDECGKVFGQKPHLRLHWRIHTGERPFKCNECGKFFSRNSHLTSHRRIHIEKPFKCFECGKSFTQVSALTKHQKIHT from the coding sequence ATATCTCTCCTACACATGTGACCAAGCATTTACAACCCAAAGCGACCAGTGATAAACGAGAAACATTCCaaacattgatgctgggaaacccTGAAAGCTGTGAAATCGAATGCTTTAATCTTTGGGAAAGTCAGGAAAATATGTGTGACTTTGAGTGTCTGCAGAGAGATGACAAAAGAAATTACAAAGGCGCACCTGTAAGCCTTAATGGAAATGTGCCTGATGGAAGAGATTTGCATGATAGAAAGGATGCAGGAATCAAGCCCTTTGGAAACAGGCTTGGATTTAACTTCCAGGATAAACTGCAGATATTTCAAACTGGAGGGATAATTTCTGAATATAATGAAGTTAAGAGATCTGTCAACAACAGTTCCTCATTTTCACCACTTCAGAGAATTCCTCCTTGTGCCCAAACCAGTGTTTCTAATATATATGGGAGTGATGTTGTGGATCCTTCAGGAATAACACAAGACCTCAAAGCACAGAGGgaaaaaccttacaaatgtaatgAGTGTGGGAAAGCCTATCGTAAGGGCTCATACCTCATTAAACATCAGGCCATCCATATAAGAGAGAAATCACATAAATGTGAAGTATGTGACAGATTGTTTGATCAAAGTTCACAGCTTGCACGTCATTTGAAAATTCATTCTGAAGTGAAATGTTACAAATGTAATGAGTGTGGCAAAAACTTTAATGATAGCTCCACCCTTGCTAAACATCAGATAATCCACTCAGGAGCAAACTTacataaatgtgatatatgtggtAAAATCTTTGGTCAGAATTCATTGCTTGTAAGTCATCAGAATATCCATGCAAGAAAGAGAAGTTACCAGTGTAATGAGTGTGGCAAAACCTTTACTGACAGCTCAAACCTCAGGAGACATCAGAAAATTCATacaggaaagaaattatttaaatgcgATATATGTGACAAGGTCTTCATCCGAAATGCACACCTTGCTGGCCATCAGagggttcatactggagagaaaccttacaaatgtaatgaatgtggcAAGCACTTCAGTCAGCCTTCACAGTTCATAAGTCATAAGAGATTTCATACTGGAGAGagaccttacaaatgtgatgagtgtggcaaggcctttcgtgtaaagtcaatccttttaagtcatcagacagttcatactggagagaaaccttacaaatgcgATGAGTGTGGAAAAGTCTTCGGTCAAAAACCACATCTTCGACTTCActggagaattcatactggagagagacCTTTCAAATGTAATGAGTGTGGCAAGTTCTTCAGTCGAAATTCACACCTTACAAGTCATCGGAGAATACATATAGAGAAACCTTTCAAGTGTTTCGAGTGTGGAAAATCCTTTACTCAGGTCTCAGCACTCACTAAACATCAGAAAATCCATACATGA